The following coding sequences are from one Roseinatronobacter monicus window:
- a CDS encoding IS630 family transposase, whose product MRRSDICLYLGPADRAELQALITNRNTPRKLVWRAGIVLGTADGHGTFEIMRQTGMSKPTVWRWQERYLDEGVPGLKRDKTRPSRVPPLPMETRLKVIAKTVQESPPNATHWSRALMAEAMGISPSSVGRIWAEAGLKPHLTKGFKVSNDPLFEEKVTDIVGLYLDPPDRAVVLCVDEKSQIQALDRTQPGLPLKKGRAATMTHDYKRHGTTTLFAALDVKSGKVIGDCMPRHRAKEFLKFLRQIDKAVPARRDVHLVLDNYATHKTPEVKAWLEKYPRFKLHFTPTSASWLNLVERFFAEITSRRIRRGSYCSVDDLEAAIYDYLAQHNEAPKPFRWTKSAEDILARERRALDALDEIRGNR is encoded by the coding sequence ATGAGACGCTCCGACATTTGCCTTTATCTTGGCCCCGCCGACCGCGCAGAGCTTCAAGCCCTGATCACCAACCGCAACACCCCACGCAAGCTGGTCTGGCGAGCCGGGATTGTGTTGGGCACGGCTGACGGTCATGGCACCTTTGAGATCATGCGGCAGACGGGCATGTCGAAGCCGACGGTCTGGCGCTGGCAGGAGAGGTATCTCGACGAGGGCGTTCCGGGGCTGAAGCGTGACAAGACCAGGCCGTCGCGGGTGCCGCCGCTGCCCATGGAAACAAGGCTGAAGGTGATCGCGAAGACCGTGCAGGAGAGCCCGCCCAATGCCACGCATTGGAGCCGCGCACTGATGGCCGAGGCTATGGGCATCTCGCCGTCGAGCGTGGGTCGCATATGGGCAGAAGCTGGCTTGAAGCCGCACCTCACGAAGGGGTTCAAGGTTTCGAATGACCCGCTCTTCGAGGAGAAGGTTACCGATATTGTTGGGCTTTACCTCGATCCGCCGGACCGGGCCGTGGTGCTCTGCGTTGATGAAAAGTCGCAGATCCAGGCGCTCGACCGGACGCAACCGGGGCTCCCGCTCAAGAAGGGCCGCGCCGCGACCATGACCCATGATTACAAACGGCACGGCACCACCACGCTCTTCGCCGCGCTGGATGTGAAGTCCGGTAAGGTCATCGGCGACTGCATGCCACGCCATCGTGCCAAGGAGTTCCTCAAATTCCTGCGCCAGATCGACAAGGCGGTGCCCGCGCGGCGCGATGTGCATCTGGTCCTTGACAACTACGCCACCCACAAGACGCCTGAGGTGAAGGCCTGGCTGGAAAAGTACCCGCGTTTCAAGCTGCATTTCACGCCCACCAGCGCCTCGTGGCTGAACCTGGTCGAACGCTTCTTTGCCGAGATCACCTCCAGGCGCATCCGGCGCGGTAGCTATTGCAGCGTCGATGACCTCGAGGCCGCAATCTACGACTATCTGGCGCAGCACAATGAGGCACCGAAACCCTTCAGGTGGACCAAGAGCGCCGAAGACATCCTCGCCCGTGAACGCCGCGCGCTCGACGCGCTGGATGAAATCAGGGGAAACAGGTAG
- a CDS encoding ISL3 family transposase: MGPETSLFTTALGLQAPWSVTDVRFDAKLKEIHFDVRFKAGSRFACPSCGAPDQPVHDTRSRIWEHLRFFEHKAFIHADVPRVACSQCSKTGQVPVPWARSGSGFSQLFEAFVIALVRQMPVKAVADMLDVGDDRLWRVLDHYVSSARDREDFSAVTALGIDETAARRGHNYITLFHDLLAGRLLFACEGRDAKTVAAFGEDLRAHGGDPDAISAACIDMSRAYISGVAKHLPNADVTFDPFHVIQLANVALEEVRRAEVRSRPELKHSRWMWLKDKKRWTKRQITQHHDLSRMHLKTGRAFRLKEALRDIFAEAESKAEAEERLTAWFQWARRSRLPAFKKLALTLKAHWDGILNGFDSDLSNGAVEAINGLIQAAKARARGYRKTRNLINMSYLIAGNLTHLPASPYRTTSCATGK, from the coding sequence ATGGGTCCCGAGACAAGTTTGTTCACGACAGCTCTTGGCCTGCAGGCTCCGTGGAGTGTCACGGACGTACGTTTTGACGCCAAACTCAAAGAGATCCACTTTGACGTCCGCTTCAAGGCGGGAAGTCGATTTGCTTGTCCCTCCTGTGGCGCGCCCGATCAGCCCGTCCATGACACGCGATCCAGGATCTGGGAACACCTGCGTTTTTTCGAGCACAAGGCTTTCATCCATGCCGATGTGCCACGTGTTGCTTGCAGCCAATGTAGCAAGACCGGACAGGTTCCGGTCCCCTGGGCGCGCAGTGGCAGCGGTTTCAGTCAGTTGTTTGAAGCCTTTGTGATTGCGCTGGTGCGACAGATGCCGGTGAAGGCTGTTGCTGATATGCTTGATGTTGGTGACGATCGCCTCTGGCGGGTTCTTGACCATTACGTGTCGTCAGCGCGAGATCGCGAAGACTTCAGCGCCGTGACCGCCCTTGGGATTGACGAGACAGCTGCGCGCCGCGGGCATAATTACATCACCCTATTTCACGACCTTCTGGCCGGCAGGCTTCTCTTTGCCTGTGAAGGACGTGATGCAAAGACTGTGGCGGCTTTCGGTGAAGATCTGCGCGCCCATGGCGGTGATCCCGATGCCATCTCCGCTGCCTGTATCGATATGAGTAGGGCCTACATTTCTGGCGTCGCAAAGCATCTGCCGAACGCGGATGTTACCTTCGACCCATTCCATGTCATCCAACTGGCCAATGTGGCGCTTGAAGAGGTTCGCCGCGCCGAAGTACGCAGCAGACCTGAGTTGAAACACAGCCGCTGGATGTGGCTCAAGGACAAGAAGAGATGGACGAAGCGGCAGATCACACAGCATCATGATCTATCTCGGATGCACCTGAAAACAGGACGCGCGTTTCGCTTGAAAGAGGCTTTGCGCGACATCTTTGCTGAAGCCGAGTCCAAGGCAGAGGCCGAAGAACGGCTTACCGCCTGGTTTCAATGGGCGCGCCGCAGCAGGCTGCCAGCATTCAAGAAACTCGCTCTGACACTCAAGGCGCACTGGGATGGTATACTTAACGGTTTTGACAGCGATCTGAGCAACGGCGCTGTCGAAGCCATCAACGGCCTCATTCAGGCCGCAAAGGCTCGGGCGCGCGGGTATCGCAAAACCCGCAACCTCATCAACATGTCATACCTCATCGCAGGCAATCTCACCCACTTACCAGCGTCACCCTACCGCACAACATCTTGTGCCACAGGCAAATGA
- a CDS encoding HNH endonuclease, with product MDADDPDTALRLAAFSHVRKLGMLYDALTSEHLLAGFTFEGERVPLVNPQRGIFKPKRMPYLLSIRTVFPRAGRRVWYDDQREVHAQIYGGHEAVDYAFMGDNPDSADNQWLREAWERQIPIIYFLGIAPKRYHAILPAFIGGWDARSLKAQVVFGEAASSEMAPPENAAERRYGLRVVKQRLHQAQFRAAVIAAYGGRCALSRLPEARLLDAAHIVADADERFGQPVVPNGLPLSKIHHAAFDAHLIGIDPDYRLYVSEQLLSQQDGPVLEALKSLNGEVIHLPSRERDRPDRDRLASRFEIFRSVA from the coding sequence ATGGACGCGGACGATCCGGATACCGCCTTGCGCCTCGCCGCTTTTTCCCATGTTCGCAAGCTGGGAATGCTCTATGACGCTCTGACGTCAGAACATCTTTTGGCAGGTTTCACTTTCGAGGGCGAAAGGGTTCCACTGGTCAATCCGCAGCGCGGCATTTTCAAGCCGAAACGCATGCCGTACCTCCTCTCGATACGGACAGTCTTTCCGAGAGCCGGCCGCCGTGTGTGGTATGATGATCAGCGCGAAGTCCATGCACAGATCTACGGCGGCCATGAGGCGGTCGACTATGCATTCATGGGCGATAACCCTGATTCCGCCGACAACCAATGGCTGCGAGAGGCCTGGGAGCGACAGATCCCCATTATCTATTTCCTGGGTATCGCCCCGAAGCGGTATCACGCCATCCTGCCGGCTTTCATCGGAGGCTGGGACGCTCGGAGCCTCAAGGCCCAGGTGGTCTTCGGCGAGGCCGCGTCCAGTGAGATGGCTCCGCCAGAAAACGCCGCCGAACGGCGCTATGGGCTGCGCGTAGTCAAGCAGCGGCTGCATCAGGCTCAGTTCCGCGCCGCCGTCATTGCGGCTTATGGAGGTCGCTGCGCGCTGTCGCGCCTGCCCGAAGCTCGGCTTCTGGATGCCGCACATATCGTCGCTGATGCTGACGAGCGGTTCGGCCAGCCGGTCGTGCCCAACGGCTTGCCTCTCTCGAAGATCCACCATGCTGCCTTCGATGCCCATTTGATCGGCATCGATCCGGATTACCGCCTGTATGTGTCTGAACAACTCCTCTCCCAACAGGACGGCCCGGTCCTCGAGGCGTTAAAATCTCTCAACGGCGAGGTCATACACCTGCCGAGCCGGGAACGGGATCGCCCCGACAGAGACAGGCTCGCCTCACGTTTCGAGATATTCCGGTCGGTGGCGTGA
- a CDS encoding class I SAM-dependent methyltransferase yields MSTRGYEGEAGRALAERYETVDPAVLHQALVPHLPPAPAAILDVGAGSGRDAAWLANLGHSVLAVEPSATMRAEGQRRHPLPGIAWVTDSLPGLESVFRLSTAFDVILLSAVWMHIPPCDRPRAFRKLVTLLKPGGTLTITLRLGPPAPDRDMHPVDVAEIEALSRAHGVAVLNVDQRWSWFFDQFYAAQRSGMGFLSRGKFHVWFAIIINFVRGHQAVG; encoded by the coding sequence ATGTCGACGCGGGGATATGAAGGAGAGGCCGGACGCGCCCTTGCTGAACGCTATGAGACCGTTGATCCAGCGGTGCTCCATCAGGCACTGGTTCCGCATTTGCCGCCGGCGCCTGCCGCCATCCTCGATGTGGGTGCCGGTTCAGGGCGCGACGCAGCCTGGCTGGCCAATTTAGGCCACAGCGTGCTTGCGGTCGAGCCCTCAGCCACGATGCGCGCAGAAGGCCAGCGACGACACCCGTTGCCTGGCATTGCTTGGGTGACTGACAGCCTGCCGGGGCTCGAATCGGTATTCCGTCTCAGCACAGCGTTTGACGTAATCCTTCTTTCGGCAGTCTGGATGCACATTCCGCCCTGTGACCGCCCCCGCGCGTTTCGCAAACTGGTCACGCTTCTCAAGCCCGGCGGCACGCTGACCATCACTCTCCGGCTCGGACCGCCAGCGCCCGACCGCGACATGCATCCAGTAGATGTCGCTGAGATCGAAGCGCTTTCGCGGGCCCACGGAGTGGCTGTCTTAAACGTGGATCAGAGGTGGTCCTGGTTTTTCGACCAGTTTTATGCCGCGCAGCGCTCTGGCATGGGTTTCCTATCACGCGGCAAGTTTCATGTTTGGTTTGCGATTATCATAAACTTCGTCCGGGGTCATCAGGCCGTGGGATGA
- a CDS encoding IS3 family transposase (programmed frameshift): protein MAKQKRYTAEFKAKVALEAIREELTTAELSKKYEVHPTMINGWKRTAIAKMAQSFDAKPVGEPVISGKDVEKLHAKIGQLVVERDFLADGLQAHSRDWRQKAVKKDHPKLSVRRQCTLLSLARSTLYYQPCGESAENLKFMKIIDEQFLKTPWYGSRQMARHMQREGHKCGRHRARRLMRLMRLVPIYQEPKTSKKNPEHKVYPYLLKDLPITRPNQVWCTDITYIRMQRGFLYLVAIMDWHSRKVLSWRLSNTMDAGFCVEALKEALATYGPPEIFNSDQGSQFTSTDFTDVLKDAKVKISMDGRGRWIDNRMIERLWRSLKYECVFLNTFETGREARQGIGTWIAYYNEERPHSSHGLMTPDEVYDNRKPNMKLAA from the exons ATGGCGAAACAGAAGCGTTACACGGCAGAATTCAAGGCGAAGGTTGCTTTGGAAGCGATCCGTGAAGAGTTGACGACGGCAGAGCTGTCGAAGAAATATGAAGTACATCCGACGATGATCAACGGCTGGAAACGCACGGCAATTGCCAAGATGGCGCAGTCGTTTGACGCCAAGCCGGTTGGTGAACCAGTGATTTCCGGCAAGGATGTAGAGAAGCTGCACGCCAAGATTGGCCAATTGGTAGTGGAACGGGATTTTTTGGCGGATG GCCTCCAGGCTCATTCTCGGGACTGGAGGCAAAAAGCCGTGAAGAAAGATCATCCCAAACTGAGTGTCCGGCGGCAATGCACACTGCTGTCGCTCGCCCGATCGACGCTGTACTATCAGCCCTGCGGTGAAAGCGCGGAAAACCTGAAATTCATGAAGATCATCGACGAGCAATTCCTGAAAACGCCATGGTACGGCTCGCGGCAGATGGCGCGTCATATGCAAAGAGAGGGTCACAAATGCGGCCGCCATCGCGCAAGACGGCTGATGCGGCTCATGCGTTTGGTGCCGATCTATCAGGAACCCAAGACCAGTAAGAAAAACCCCGAACACAAGGTTTATCCATATCTTCTAAAAGATCTGCCCATCACGCGTCCCAACCAGGTGTGGTGTACGGACATTACCTATATCCGCATGCAGCGCGGGTTTTTGTATCTGGTCGCCATCATGGACTGGCACAGCCGCAAGGTGCTGAGCTGGCGGCTGTCCAATACTATGGATGCCGGGTTCTGCGTCGAGGCCTTGAAGGAGGCACTGGCCACCTATGGCCCGCCCGAAATTTTCAATTCGGACCAGGGCAGCCAGTTCACCAGCACCGATTTCACCGACGTTTTGAAAGACGCAAAGGTGAAGATTTCGATGGATGGGCGCGGCCGCTGGATCGACAACCGCATGATCGAACGACTGTGGCGGTCCTTGAAATACGAATGCGTCTTCTTGAACACCTTCGAAACTGGCCGGGAGGCGCGCCAGGGGATCGGCACCTGGATCGCTTATTACAATGAAGAACGCCCGCATTCATCCCACGGCCTGATGACCCCGGACGAAGTTTATGATAATCGCAAACCAAACATGAAACTTGCCGCGTGA